A genomic window from Lotus japonicus ecotype B-129 chromosome 1, LjGifu_v1.2 includes:
- the LOC130729569 gene encoding LOB domain-containing protein 25-like — translation MASSSYSNSPCAACKFLRRKCMPDCIFAPYFPPEEPHKFSNVHKIFGASNVSKLLNEVQPHQREDAVNSLAYEAEARIKDPVYGCVGAISVLQRQVLRLQKELDATNADLIRFTCSEMETTQDGRRIGEGGGSSLGQSPGFYYPYAWNNDPLGDGFQRGGDNNM, via the coding sequence ATGGCTTCTTCTAGCTACTCAAACTCTCCCTGTGCTGCCTGCAAGTTTTTGAGAAGGAAGTGCATGCCGGATTGCATTTTTGCCCCATATTTCCCACCAGAAGAGCCTCACAAGTTTTCCAATGTTCACAAGATATTTGGTGCAAGCAACGTGAGTAAGCTTCTCAATGAAGTCCAACCCCATCAAAGAGAGGATGCAGTGAACTCTTTAGCTTATGAAGCCGAGGCACGGATTAAAGATCCAGTTTATGGCTGTGTTGGAGCCATTTCAGTGCTCCAAAGGCAAGTGCTTAGGCTCCAAAAGGAACTTGATGCAACAAATGCAGATTTGATTCGCTTTACATGCAGTGAAATGGAAACTACTCAAGATGGAAGAAGGATTGGTGAAGGGGGAGGTTCTTCCCTTGGTCAATCTCCAGGGTTTTATTATCCTTATGCTTGGAACAATGATCCACTTGGGGATGGTTTTCAAAGAGGAGGTGACAATAATATGTGA